The Ficedula albicollis isolate OC2 chromosome 24, FicAlb1.5, whole genome shotgun sequence genome contains a region encoding:
- the LOC101812728 gene encoding 5-hydroxytryptamine receptor 3A — protein sequence MIARLIGRSQKPDGGGKATRVLPTSLLRSVLRRAGASASMVPTALGALLALLPLASALQSPGAQHEPALRRLAQHLLARYQKGTRPVRDWRTTTNVAIDLMVYAILSVDEKNQVLTTYIWYRQHWTDEFLKWDPARFDNLTQISLPVESIWVPDILINEFVDVGKSPHVPYVYVSHHGEVQNLKPIQVMTACSLDIYNFPFDVQNCSLTFTSWLHHIRDINLSLWRQPELVKFDRSVFMNQGEWELLYVLSHFQEFSVKSSDSYAEMKFYVVIRRRPLFYTVSLLLPSIFLMVMDIVGFYLPPHSGERVSFKITLLLGYSVFLIIVSDTLPATAVGTPLIGIYFVVCMALLVISLTETILIVRLVHKQDLQPHVPEWLKHLLLEKATILLCIRDRKKFRPSRMQSLDTSRQVENNDSTGKAKPSPYVCDDPRECEAAGGTRSALAFAGRTEGSAALQEVLREATAIRQLLEKREEFRDVAREWLQVGYVLDILLFRVYLAAVLAYSITLGTLWSVWRDA from the exons ATGATCGCGAGATTAATTGGGCGTTCTCAAAAACCCGACGGCGGGGGGAAAGCCACTCGAGTGCTGCCTACCTCCCTGCTTCGCTCAGTCCTCCGCCGAGCCGGAGCCAGCGCATCCATGGTGCCCACGGCTCTCGGGgctctcctggccctgctgccgCTGGCCTCGGCGCTACAGAGCCCAG gtGCCCAGCACGAGCCTGCCCTGCGCCGCCTGGCCCAGCACCTCCTGGCCCGCTACCAGAAGGGCACCCGGCCTGTGCGGGACTGGCGAACCACCACCAACGTGGCCATCGACCTCATGGTCTACGCCATCCTCAGCGTG GATGAGAAGAACCAGGTGCTGACCACCTACATCTGGTACAGGCAG CACTGGACAGACGAATTCCTCAAGTGGGACCCAGCTCGCTTCGACAACCTGACGCAGATCTCCCTCCCTGTAGAGAGCATCTGGGTGCCTGACATCCTCATCAATGAGTT TGTGGATGTTGGAAAGTCCCCACACGTCCCCTACGTTTACGTCAGCCATCACGGGGAGGTGCAGAACCTCAAACCCATCCAGGTGATGACCGCCTGCAGCCTGGACATCTACAACTTCCCCTTCGACGTCCAGAACTGCTCTCTCACCTTCACCAGCTGGCTGCACCACA TTCGTGATATCAACCTCTCGCTGTGGCGGCAGCCGGAGCTCGTCAAGTTCGACCGAAGCGTCTTCATGAACCAGGGCGAGTGGGAGCTGCTCTATGTCCTCAGCCACTTCCAGGAGTTCAGTGTCAAGAGCAGTGACAGCTACGCTGAGATGAAGTTCTAT GTAGTCATCCGGAGACGCCCCCTCTTCTACACCGtcagcctgctgctccccagcatcTTCCTGATGGTTATGGACATTGTGGGCTTCTACCTACCTCCCCACAGCGGTGAGAGGGTCTCTTTCAAGATCACTCTCCTGCTGGGCTACTCGGTTTTCCTCATAATTGTATCCGACACATTGCCAGCTACTGCCGTCGGCACGCCGCTGATAG GCATCTACTTTGTGGTGTGCATGGCACTGCTCGTCATCAGCCTGACAGAGACCATCCTGATTGTGCGCCTGGTACACAAGCAAGACCTGCAACCCCACGTGCCTGAGTGGCTGAAacacctgctgctggaaaaagctACCATCCTGCTTTGTATCCGGGACAGGAAGAAATTCAGACCAAGCAGGATGCAAAgcttggacacctccaggcaGGTGGAGAACAATGACAGCACAGGTAAGG CCAAGCCGAGCCCCTACGTCTGTGACGACCCCCGGGAGTGCGAGGCAGCGGGGGGCACGAGGTCTGCACTGGCCTTTGCTGGCCGGACggagggctcagcagcactgcaggaggtGCTGCGTGAGGCCACGGCTATCCGCCAGCTCCTGGAGAAACGGGAGGAATTCCGCGACGTCGCCCGTGAGTGGCTGCAAGTGGGCTACGTGTTGGATATCCTGCTGTTCCGGGTGTACCTGGCAGCCGTCCTGGCTTACAGCATCACACTGGGCACCCTCTGGTCGGTGTGGAGGGATGCCTGA